In Microscilla marina ATCC 23134, one genomic interval encodes:
- a CDS encoding class I SAM-dependent methyltransferase → MSEHMAKEITLLNPYNQQPLEVANDKLIDAKGKEFEKVAGAYRLVQDDNYTENFGFQWNKFTKTQIDRFSEQSSQSKTRFFAVTEWDKKDLSGENVLEVGSGAGRFSQVVLDETKANLYSVDYSNAVEANFKNNGHHQDRLQLFQASIYELPFAPASFDRVFCFGVLQHTPDVKKSVQSLAQMVKPGGELLVDFYPIRGWWTKVHAKYIFRPWTKRMSHEKLLCRIEKNANWMIRLSQFFNKIGIGKLTNRFIPICDIKNTLPPDLTKEQLKEWVILDTFDMFSPEYDQPQRVETVRQWFEEFGIKVDFAGTINFEGNNLVTAVKGIKKG, encoded by the coding sequence ATGAGCGAGCATATGGCAAAAGAAATTACACTTTTGAACCCTTACAATCAGCAGCCTCTAGAGGTGGCAAATGATAAATTGATAGATGCCAAAGGCAAAGAGTTTGAAAAGGTGGCAGGTGCTTACCGCTTGGTGCAAGACGATAACTATACCGAAAACTTTGGGTTTCAGTGGAATAAATTTACCAAAACTCAGATTGACCGCTTTTCGGAGCAATCTTCGCAAAGCAAGACCCGTTTTTTTGCGGTAACCGAATGGGATAAAAAAGACCTGAGCGGAGAAAATGTGTTGGAGGTGGGCTCTGGTGCAGGACGTTTTTCGCAAGTGGTGCTCGACGAAACCAAAGCGAATTTGTACAGTGTAGACTACTCAAATGCGGTAGAGGCTAACTTTAAAAACAACGGACATCACCAAGACCGTTTGCAGCTTTTTCAGGCAAGTATCTATGAGTTGCCCTTTGCTCCCGCCAGCTTCGACCGGGTGTTTTGTTTTGGGGTGCTACAGCATACGCCCGACGTTAAAAAATCGGTGCAAAGCCTTGCCCAAATGGTAAAACCAGGCGGCGAATTATTGGTTGACTTTTACCCGATCAGGGGTTGGTGGACGAAGGTTCACGCCAAGTATATTTTTCGTCCCTGGACCAAGCGCATGTCGCACGAAAAGCTACTATGTCGCATTGAAAAAAACGCAAACTGGATGATTCGCCTGTCTCAGTTTTTTAACAAAATAGGCATAGGCAAACTTACCAATCGATTTATCCCTATTTGTGACATTAAAAATACCTTGCCCCCTGACCTTACCAAAGAACAGCTCAAAGAATGGGTAATATTGGATACATTTGATATGTTTTCGCCCGAATACGACCAGCCCCAAAGGGTAGAAACGGTTCGACAGTGGTTTGAAGAGTTTGGCATCAAGGTAGACTTTGCGGGTACGATCAACTTTGAAGGGAATAATTTGGTGACTGCAGTCAAGGGAATCAAGAAGGGGTAA